The Pseudodesulfovibrio sp. S3 nucleotide sequence CTCGATATCCCGGACCGCGATTTCCAGATTGTAGTCCGTCATCATGGTGTTGCTGCGGCAACTGTGGTTCATGTAGCGGGCATGATCCCAGCTCAGGACAAGATTACCGCATTTATCATGGTAGAGGTAGGTTTCCATGGACTCCCGAATGGGATCGGGCAGCCGCAGGAATTCATCGCGGGTCAGGCAGGTGTCGAATTTGTCCCGAACAACGACGATGGTTCCCCTGGGGATGGGCCGGGTCGCAAAAACGCCGACGCCGATGGTCGGCTGACAGGTCAGAACCTTGGTATGCGGGTGAATCACGATGCAGTTCTCCGTCAGTAAAGATAGCGTATCTGATGCCTTTCGGCTTCGATGCGGTTGTAAATGGATCGCATGATGCGTTCATACAGTTCGTCGCCAAGGACAAGATCCTCGATGCCGTCGTCCACGTTGGGATTGTCATTGACCTCGATCACGTAGGCCTTGCCGTTGATCTCCTTCAGGTCAACTCCGTAGAAGCCGTTTCCTATGAGGGACGATGCCTGGACAGCGGCCTTGAGAACATGGGGCGGAATCTGATTCACGGAAACGGTTTCAGACCGGCCGCTGAATCCCTCGTCTGACTCCTGTGTCTGCCAGTTGTAAATCTGCCAATGGTTGTTGGCCATGTAGTACTTGCAACCGAACAGAGGCGAATTGTCGAGCAGCCCGATCCGCCAGTCGTACTCAGAAGTAAGGAACTCCTGGGCGATGACCAGATCCGTCTTGGTGAACATCTCCGACAACTTGCCCTGCAACTCCTCGACGGAAGCCACACGAAACACGCCCAGGGAAAAGGAACTCTCCGGCAGTTTCAAAACCAGGGGGAACGGGAGTGAACGCAGGAATTGCGGCGTGCAGGATTTTTGCGTCAGGAGCCAGCCCCGAGGCTGGCAAACCCCGGCGTTGGCAAGCCGTTCCTGAAGATACACCTTGTTGGAACAGAGCATGATCGACCACGGGTCATCCACCACCACAAGCCCTTCGGTATAGGCATGGCGGGCAATGGCGTAAGTGTGATTTTCAATGGCCGTGGTCTCGCGGATGAAGAGGGCGTCGAACTCGCAGATACGCCTGTGGTCGGCCTTGGTAATGAACTCCACGAAGAAGCCGACACGCTCTGCGGCCTTGCGAAACTTTTCCAGCGCCAGAGGGCAGGAAGGCGGCGTCCTTTCGGTCCCGTTGACCAAGATGGCCAGGTCGTACTGGTACTGCTTGAGCCTGGGCCTGTTGTACCGTTTCTTCAGGCAGTACCCGGACAAGGCTTCCTGCAACAGCTCCGGGAAACGATCCGACACCTGCTTCAGATGCAGCACCTTGATCTTTTTCAACTTCCACCCGCCCTGCCTTTCCATGGTGATGGTAAAGAACGGGATGGAAAAAAGGGAAAACAGCTTCTTGGCCAGTTCCGCATACTCAGAATCATTTGTCTTCCCGAGGAGGATGGTCAATTCCAGGACCGACCCCTGGGCGGCCAATCGCTTGGGATGAATGGCGTCCTTGATCTCGTCCAGGAGGCTCTGGGCCACGGCGGGCGTTGTGGCGTCCTTCACGGTCATGACCGACGGGGTCACGCGGTGGTTGCGTGCCGAGGCCAGCAGAGAAACGTAATACCCCAGGGAATGGGTCTTGTAGGAGTTGCAGAGGTTGAGGATGTGGAACCTGTGCGAATTGGAATAATCGGTGTCGGAAAGGTAGTCCGTGGCCGAGCAGAACTGGATGCCTGGAGCACAGGCTTTCAAACGGCCGGGATCATCGGCCACTATGACGATGCTCTCGGCAATGCCCTCCCTGTTGGCCAGTCCCAGAACCATCCTGACGGCGGGCTCGCCCGGACCGTAGTAATCCGGCAGGGTGCGCACCGCCTCGAAACCGAGCTTGCGGTACCAGTTGATGAGCTTGATGTTACTTGCGTCAGCTTCCAGAGAGACCCGTTCATAGCCGTGGCTGGCGGCAAAGCTCAGGATATGATGGACCAGGGCCTCACCCAACCCGAGCAACCGGTGCTCCCGGAGAATCGCAAGGGAATAGATGCGCAGGGAACACTTGTATTGGAACACGATCGCCGTACCAGCGGAGGTCGGCTTCTTCCGCTTTTCCTTCCGTTCGATGACCAATGCCATTTGGCTGGAACTGGTGATGCTCCGGCGCAAGCTTATCTTGGAACTCTGCCGATTCTCGCTGAACCCCGTCAATTCGCATTCTTCGAATAGAGGAAGATCCGCAAGCGTTGCCGTTCTTACGGTTGAGGAAGGAAATGAAACCGCCGGCGTCTCACAATCAAGGCTCATGACATGGCCTCCCGAAGGATGTAATCAATCTCCCATGCTGTACGGAGTACCGCTGGTGATGGACATGAATATACACTGATAAAGATCTGGTAAACAGAAAAAGATGGCATACTGAAAAAATATCAACCGACACAAAACCAACTGGAATTACGAACTGTTTTTCAATCATCTTTCCGCAGAATCTCTGTGGGCAAGCGAGGCGACAAACCCCAGTGGAGTCAGGGTCGCGGGTTTTACCCTGTAATACGCTCCGAGCTGGGCGATCTGGCAAGGCAGCAAACCGCATTTTTCCATCAGCACATGTTCCTCGAAGAGTTCGGCAACATTCCCGTCGAAGCGCATTTTTCCGGTTTCCAGGCAAAGGGCACGGGAACAGTTCTCCGCCACAAAATCCATGTCGTGACTGATGACCACGACCGCCTTTCCCCGCCGTCTCAGGTCCTGCAACGCCGCCGCCAGCATGCCCGTTTCGCGGGAGTCCAGCCCGGCCGTGGGCTCGTCGAGCATCAACAGGCCGGTATCCATGGCCACGACCGAGGCCAAGGCCAACCGCTTGCGTTCACTGTACCCCAGATCATAGGGGTTTCTTCCTCCATGGGAGGCGAGCCCAAAAAGGGACAGGGATTCCTCGACAAGGTCGCCTATCCGCTCCGCCGGATAGCCTAGATTCTTCGGGCCAAAGGCCACTTCGTCCCATACCTTGCGCTTGCATGTCTGATCGTCGGGGTTCTGGAACAGGAGAGCAATCTTTCTGGCCAGTCCTGCAACAGTACAGGAACTCGTCGGCACCCCGTCCACCAGCACCTCCCCCGAAGAAGGCAGCAGCAACCCGTTGAAGAGCCTGGCCAGGGTACTCTTGCCCGAGCCATTGTGCCCCACAAGGGCGACCTGTTCACCGGCATCAATGCACAGGGAAACGCCCTTCAGGGCCGTGACCCCTTCCGGGTAGGTGTAGGTGACGTCTTTCACTTCGATCAGCACAACGCCCTCACTTGACCTTCAAACCGTTTACGATCTGGGAAAAGGTGGTGGCCAAGGGCTGTCCGCATTGCCACATCCCCTGCGCCTCGGCGAATCCGGCCACTTTGGTGAATCGGTTCCAATCCAGCCCGACTTCCGGCAACAAGGGGTGGCAGAGGATTTCCGCCGGGGGACCGTCCAGCACGAGCCGGCCTCCGTCCAGAAGGCAAACGCGGTCGGCGTACCGGGCAATCCATTCCAGGCGGTGCTCGGCGATGACCACGGTTGTTCCGTCTTCCCGCAGATCGTGCAGTGTCTCGAAGACCTGCCGTGTCCCCTGCGGATCGAGAAAGGTTGTGGGTTCGTCCAGGACAAGGACCGATGGTCCGCACGCCATGACCGAGGCCAGGGCCACCTTCTGCTGCTGCCCGCCGGAGAGATGCAGGGGCGATCTGTCAGCCAGGTCCGCCACACCGGCCAAGACCAGGGCCGCTTCCACGCGTTCACGCATACCCTCCCTGGCGACCCCTCTGTTCTCCAGCCCGAAGGCGACTTCCTCGAACACGGTAAACCGTACACCGGAAAACTGGCTGGTCGGCGTCTGCATGACCAATCCCACATCAAGCGCGATGTCGGCGACGCACAGCTCCCGGCTGTCCACGCCGCGAATGGCAACCCGTCCCTCCATCCGGCCGTTGTACAGGTGCGGAATGACCCCGGTCAGGGCATGGCACAGGGTGGTTTTTCCGGCATTGTTCAAGCCGATGACGGCAACAAATTCACCCGCCTCGATGTGCAGGGACAAGTCGCGCAGTGCAGGCTCTCCGGTTGCAGGATAAGAATAGGTGAGATTCTCGATTTCAAGCAGCGCCATGATCACACCACCGCCCTGTAGCCGATCAGGCCAAGGGAGGCCGCCAGCATGAGCCATCGGAACCACTGTTGCGCACGCGAATCCCTGACCACCCGCCATGAGGTTTTGGGCACGCCTCCGTTGAAACCGCGCACCTCAAGAGCCACGGCGCGCTGCTCGATATCCATGAGCGCACCCAGGACAAACGGGATCACCAGCGGGACGACTCCCTTGATGCGTTGAAACAGATTGCCCTCGGAGTTCAGTCCTCGGGCGCGTTGCGCCGACTGGATGACGCCGACGCGCGCCTTCATGGCGGGCAACATGAGCAACGGACTGCCGAGTAGATAGGCCAGGGCCGGAGGCAGCCCTGACTGCGTAATGGCGGTCAGGATATCCGCAGGGTGGGTGCAGAGGACAAAGAGCAGGGACGCGGTCAGCAGTACGGCCAACTGCAACAGGACGGTCCCGGCGAATTGCAACCCCTCCCGGTATACGGCCACGCCGTGCCAGACGGCCAAGGCGGTCTGGTTGTCCGGATACAGAAAACCGTGGATCGGGATCATGAAGACTGCGAGCGGCAGCATCACGCGCCACAACAGCTTCCACGCCCGACCTGCGACCCCCGCGTACAGCGCCAACCCGCTGTTCAGGACCAGAACGGTGACGCAGGGCAGCCACCCTCCCGGAGCCAGATACGCGACCGCGCCCGACAGGAAGACATAGGCCAGCTTGTTCAACGGATGCAGGCCATGGACCCTGGACTGCCCCTTGACATAGAGGGTCGTGTTGTCAGCCGAAGACTGCATTTATCCTGAACAGGCAGGCCGCACGGATTCTGCCCCCCATGGATAGTGTATTGAAAACGTTTCGGTCATCGGGAAGCAACGGACTCCGCCTGGGGAAACCGGGCCGTTGTCCTGCCGGGCAACGCCTTGACCACGCCCCACACGATCAATGCCGTGACAACCTTGTCCAGGAGATTGGAGGTGAATACCGTGATCACCACGGAACCGAACAAGTCCTTGCCCAGGGCCAGCATGTATGCGGTGACGAAATCCGCCCCGCTGCCCGTAATGCCGCCGAACATATACAACCGGATGGGCACGGCGGAGACAGCATTGAAAACCGTGATGATAATTCCGCTGAGAATGGCCAGCCACCAGGTTTTGAACAGGCCGTACCGGGCGCACAATCCGGCCGTTATGCCGATGACCATGGCGACCGGTGCAAAGGCTGCGGCCACAGGAGAACTGATCACGCCCCAGATGAGGTTGGTCAGCAGGCCGGTCAGACCGCCCGCCCAGGGACCGGCCAATACACCGACCAATATCGTTCCGATGGAATCCAGGAATATCGGAAGCTTGAGAAGAGAAACCAATTGGCCGACTGCAATATTCAGGACAATGGCAACGGCAATCAAGACAAGCGTAAACGTGGTGAATTCCTTTTTCAACTGATCAGAAAAACTCATACCCCTACTCCTCTTCCGGTTCTATGGTTGCGATCTCAAGTTCCGGGTAGCCGGTCTGCGGATCGAACGTCCGCAAAAAGCGCATGCCCGGACAGGTACCTATAATGATTTCCGCCGTGGTGTAGACATTGCAGCCTGCCATCAGGTGTCCGCCCACAGTCCGCCCCTCCCTGTCGGAAATGGAAATATGACAATGCGCTCCGTGGGTGGACAGAACACCGGTGAGCGAGACAATCTCGAAATGCCCGTGCAGTTCTTCCGCCTGCTCCTGATTGGCAAAACGGATCACCGCCGTGGTCAGACTGCCCACGCAGGTCAATACGCATCCCGCATCCAGGCTCTGCGCTCGGCAGAAATATTCCAATTCCCGGAGCAGGTCCTGCCCTGGATGCAATCTCACTGCAATGGGAATCATGACTCAGCCCCCCCCTGTAAGTGCCAGCCATAGCTTATTATAATTCAACGTGATTAAGAACGGATGCCACTGAACGACACACAACACCATCCAGAGACTAATGACCTTCAATATTCTACAGTCAAATATTGTCAATCAATTTAATCTATACCGACATAGGCACCACAATCCGTCTGCTCGGCCTTTCCTCGGCCGACCCGCATTATATTCTGCTCAGGGCATGTATTCGGTGCTTGACGTGGGACCATTACTCCTGCGAGAAATTATGTTGGGATCGGGATTCTTTTTTTGCCTACGCCAACCAACACGGGGAAAATCCATGTCCGACACACCTGCCTCTCAACTGAACATGAAGAAAATCCAAAGCTTCGACACACTGGCCGATGACATTCACCGCCACATCGTCTCCACTTTGGGAAACGATATCAGGACAAAGTCGGATTACCGATACTTCCAGGGATTGGCCCACAGTGTTCGCGACAGGCTCATCGCCCTTTGGCTGGAAACGCAACGGTCCTACTATGACGCCATGGTCAAACGGGTGTATTACCTGTCCATGGAGTTCCTGCCCGGCCGCTTCCTGATGAACTACCTGACGAACATGCAGATGACGGAAGGATGCGCCGAGGTGGTCGAGGAGCTGGGCTTTGCCCTGGAGAACCTGGAAGAGGAGGAGTGGGATGCAGGCCTGGGAAACGGCGGCCTCGGGAGGCTGGCCTCCTGCTACATGGATTCCATCGCCAGTCTGAAGATCCCCGGATATGGCTACGGGATCCTATATGATTACGGCATGTTCCATCAGAAAATCGTCAACGGTTACCAAGAGGAACAATGCGACAACTGGCGCAGGCACGGCAGTCCCTGGGAAATCGTCCGCAGGGAGAACCTCTATCCGATCCACTTTTACGGCCGGTCAGAGGCCTACACCGACGATGAAGGCCAGGAGCTGTTTCGTTGGGTCGACACCGAAGAAGTCATGGCCATGCCCTGTGACATCCTCATCCCCGGCTACGCCGCCGCGCATGTGACCAACATGCGTCTCTGGGCCGCCCAGTCCAGCCGGGGCTTCAACCTGTCGCACTTCAATGAGGGCGACTATGTCGGCGCCATGCAGGACAAGGTCATCAGCGAAAACATTACCAAGGTTCTCTACCCCAACGACAAGGCCGTGCAGGGAAAGGAGCTTCGGCTCAAGCAGCAGTATTTTCTCGTGGCCGCCACATTCCAGGACATCCTGCGACGGCATGTCAAACAGCACGGGACCTTCGCCAATCTGGCGGACTTCGTGGCCGTGCAGCTCAACGACACCCACCCCTCAATCGCCATTCCCGAACTCATGCGCATTCTTCTGGACGAGCATAAACTCCAATGGGAAGCGGCCTGGGACATCTGCACGCACACCTTTGCCTATACCAACCACACCGTGCTGCCCGAGGCCCTTGAGACATGGCCCGTGGACCTGCTGGGCCGGGTTTTGCCCCGCCACCTTCAGATCATCTTTGAAATCAACCGCCGCTTCCTGGACGAGGTCGCCGAACGGTATCCGGGTGACATGGGTCGCCTGGCCAGGATGTCGATCATCTCGGAAGGAGCGGAACGAAGTGTGCGCATGGCCAACCTGGCCATCATCGGGAGTCATGCGGTCAACGGCGTGGCCGCCCTGCATTCGAAGATCATCCAGGAAGGAATATTCAACGATTTCCACGTGCACTTTCCGGGCAAGATCCGAAACGTGACCAACGGCATCACGCCGCGGCGCTGGCTCCTCCAATGCAATCCGGCGCTCTCGGAGCTGATCACTTCGACCATAGGCCCCGGCTGGCCTGTGGACCTGGACAAATTGCGGGAACTGATTCCCCTGGCCGAAGATACGGACTTCTGCGAAAAATGGGCCGAGGCCAAGCTGGAAAACAAAAAGAGGCTGTCCCGCTACGCCCTGCGCAAGATCGGGCTGGGCCTCAACCCCAAAAGCATGTTCGACGTCCAGTTCAAGCGGATGCACGAATACAAACGCCAACTGCTCAACGTCCTCCACGTGATCACCCTGTACAACCGCATCAAGGACAACCCGGACGG carries:
- a CDS encoding GNAT family N-acetyltransferase produces the protein MSLDCETPAVSFPSSTVRTATLADLPLFEECELTGFSENRQSSKISLRRSITSSSQMALVIERKEKRKKPTSAGTAIVFQYKCSLRIYSLAILREHRLLGLGEALVHHILSFAASHGYERVSLEADASNIKLINWYRKLGFEAVRTLPDYYGPGEPAVRMVLGLANREGIAESIVIVADDPGRLKACAPGIQFCSATDYLSDTDYSNSHRFHILNLCNSYKTHSLGYYVSLLASARNHRVTPSVMTVKDATTPAVAQSLLDEIKDAIHPKRLAAQGSVLELTILLGKTNDSEYAELAKKLFSLFSIPFFTITMERQGGWKLKKIKVLHLKQVSDRFPELLQEALSGYCLKKRYNRPRLKQYQYDLAILVNGTERTPPSCPLALEKFRKAAERVGFFVEFITKADHRRICEFDALFIRETTAIENHTYAIARHAYTEGLVVVDDPWSIMLCSNKVYLQERLANAGVCQPRGWLLTQKSCTPQFLRSLPFPLVLKLPESSFSLGVFRVASVEELQGKLSEMFTKTDLVIAQEFLTSEYDWRIGLLDNSPLFGCKYYMANNHWQIYNWQTQESDEGFSGRSETVSVNQIPPHVLKAAVQASSLIGNGFYGVDLKEINGKAYVIEVNDNPNVDDGIEDLVLGDELYERIMRSIYNRIEAERHQIRYLY
- a CDS encoding ABC transporter ATP-binding protein, whose product is MLIEVKDVTYTYPEGVTALKGVSLCIDAGEQVALVGHNGSGKSTLARLFNGLLLPSSGEVLVDGVPTSSCTVAGLARKIALLFQNPDDQTCKRKVWDEVAFGPKNLGYPAERIGDLVEESLSLFGLASHGGRNPYDLGYSERKRLALASVVAMDTGLLMLDEPTAGLDSRETGMLAAALQDLRRRGKAVVVISHDMDFVAENCSRALCLETGKMRFDGNVAELFEEHVLMEKCGLLPCQIAQLGAYYRVKPATLTPLGFVASLAHRDSAER
- a CDS encoding ABC transporter ATP-binding protein yields the protein MALLEIENLTYSYPATGEPALRDLSLHIEAGEFVAVIGLNNAGKTTLCHALTGVIPHLYNGRMEGRVAIRGVDSRELCVADIALDVGLVMQTPTSQFSGVRFTVFEEVAFGLENRGVAREGMRERVEAALVLAGVADLADRSPLHLSGGQQQKVALASVMACGPSVLVLDEPTTFLDPQGTRQVFETLHDLREDGTTVVIAEHRLEWIARYADRVCLLDGGRLVLDGPPAEILCHPLLPEVGLDWNRFTKVAGFAEAQGMWQCGQPLATTFSQIVNGLKVK
- a CDS encoding energy-coupling factor transporter transmembrane component T, producing MQSSADNTTLYVKGQSRVHGLHPLNKLAYVFLSGAVAYLAPGGWLPCVTVLVLNSGLALYAGVAGRAWKLLWRVMLPLAVFMIPIHGFLYPDNQTALAVWHGVAVYREGLQFAGTVLLQLAVLLTASLLFVLCTHPADILTAITQSGLPPALAYLLGSPLLMLPAMKARVGVIQSAQRARGLNSEGNLFQRIKGVVPLVIPFVLGALMDIEQRAVALEVRGFNGGVPKTSWRVVRDSRAQQWFRWLMLAASLGLIGYRAVV
- a CDS encoding ECF transporter S component translates to MSFSDQLKKEFTTFTLVLIAVAIVLNIAVGQLVSLLKLPIFLDSIGTILVGVLAGPWAGGLTGLLTNLIWGVISSPVAAAFAPVAMVIGITAGLCARYGLFKTWWLAILSGIIITVFNAVSAVPIRLYMFGGITGSGADFVTAYMLALGKDLFGSVVITVFTSNLLDKVVTALIVWGVVKALPGRTTARFPQAESVASR
- a CDS encoding PPC domain-containing DNA-binding protein — its product is MIPIAVRLHPGQDLLRELEYFCRAQSLDAGCVLTCVGSLTTAVIRFANQEQAEELHGHFEIVSLTGVLSTHGAHCHISISDREGRTVGGHLMAGCNVYTTAEIIIGTCPGMRFLRTFDPQTGYPELEIATIEPEEE
- a CDS encoding glycogen/starch/alpha-glucan phosphorylase; its protein translation is MSDTPASQLNMKKIQSFDTLADDIHRHIVSTLGNDIRTKSDYRYFQGLAHSVRDRLIALWLETQRSYYDAMVKRVYYLSMEFLPGRFLMNYLTNMQMTEGCAEVVEELGFALENLEEEEWDAGLGNGGLGRLASCYMDSIASLKIPGYGYGILYDYGMFHQKIVNGYQEEQCDNWRRHGSPWEIVRRENLYPIHFYGRSEAYTDDEGQELFRWVDTEEVMAMPCDILIPGYAAAHVTNMRLWAAQSSRGFNLSHFNEGDYVGAMQDKVISENITKVLYPNDKAVQGKELRLKQQYFLVAATFQDILRRHVKQHGTFANLADFVAVQLNDTHPSIAIPELMRILLDEHKLQWEAAWDICTHTFAYTNHTVLPEALETWPVDLLGRVLPRHLQIIFEINRRFLDEVAERYPGDMGRLARMSIISEGAERSVRMANLAIIGSHAVNGVAALHSKIIQEGIFNDFHVHFPGKIRNVTNGITPRRWLLQCNPALSELITSTIGPGWPVDLDKLRELIPLAEDTDFCEKWAEAKLENKKRLSRYALRKIGLGLNPKSMFDVQFKRMHEYKRQLLNVLHVITLYNRIKDNPDGDFVPRTVLFGGKAAPGYHQAKLIIKLINSVADKVNTAPEIRNRLRVAFLPNYCISQAEKVVPAADLSEQISTAGMEASGTGNMKFALNGALTIGTLDGANVEIMEEVGEENIFIFGLKAHEVDRMRWEGYNPRHYYENDPELKKTLDMISSGYFTPQTPGLFYPIIDALLNLGDYYLLLADYRGYIETQAQVDTLYRDQREWTRRSILNTANMGKFSSDRAVMEYAKGIWNVRPLGS